A single region of the Anaerolineales bacterium genome encodes:
- a CDS encoding DUF1156 domain-containing protein, which produces MPVPDFNDPNRPPVCLEVDFPIAPINALSNLEGNAGKPIYQMSKWWARRRSSVFRSLLIAAATQAPEDPTKAGKLVWDHYYANHQKAGSFKKLRVLEPFMGGGTTMVEGARLGFQMTGIDLNPVAWFVTKNELACSDPKQVQAFFDHIEREVKPLIQPFYTTTCPRGHQGQWIDLETDLPADVDPLTLPPEDRKRYRWYGPEIIYTFWAKHGPCKADGHRTPLFKSPVVAEKKLTTAFIPTSCPDCGRAFHIELGETRMAPGVERVVLDNEPSFTETTQAFAQLLKDYSKGSSAEKTARINELIETIDDEPGLRCPHCGAFAGRRIKQVAEKHKKVQRQSDIKKGDYGIETRHVYMYLLIHPDWLRGTPGELDGQPLGGWAGADPDSTARWYSARMEGLRLIEVRGRIKLADETTPDDEDTDAGEEGASEADGDDRKGYGLPREIVLSDGSRITTRIGTIPAKAAFACQSCGRQQDVLEAVKASNHTGAMAVYALQCHCPQCALEGYNYTGRYFKAPDDSDVEKLIAAETEWATRNIADLESYFPHPALPYAWKTSHWDIQGHGYTHWWKMFNSRQLLVHAQLLRAITNGGGDWALDVREQALGAFQQYLRNQNMFVFWNTQRDTPEPMFSNPNYHPKQQVLENSVWGYLGRGNWLSCVQACIEGLEWSSEAWEVAFDNSRTSHRILTDDPVPFAVSTLYCQSSTDLADLATRGLVDLVVTDPPFGDNINYADLADFFYVWLRIPLQKWYAGLSEAEYFKPEFTPKSIEAIENWAEHPDDRTPEEKRPLLEDKTPNSAFRLPPAEEFYQNALMECWYQAGKLLKPGGLMAFTFHHDEDRAWANVLAALFQAGFVLVATYPIRSDETKGDKAQFGSQKIEYDIIHVCRKRLDDPQPVSYAGMRRWVKDEVNRLKLLLEHTHGKTLPDSDLRVILRGKALEFYSRHYGQVLTGDRQALGVRDALLGINQLLDDLLEQGTVRRPPENAEPMSRLYLRIFQSRSAMSRDELHKTLRGTGVSQDALEAAGWIEARGTTIEAKPIRERFAFFTAPGRNRKVLKTDLDQAHFLIGAALPGSGIDITKELSNRETFKLKKSVDAILTWYSQVDPNASIREAAGRALALVGHWRAEQAKTPETMQLSLFEQLDMEDN; this is translated from the coding sequence CTGCCCGTGCCTGATTTTAACGACCCGAATCGACCTCCCGTTTGCCTGGAGGTTGATTTTCCCATTGCGCCGATCAACGCCCTCTCCAATCTGGAAGGTAATGCAGGCAAGCCAATCTACCAGATGTCCAAGTGGTGGGCGCGGCGGCGATCCAGCGTCTTTCGCAGCCTGCTGATCGCGGCGGCCACCCAAGCGCCCGAAGACCCCACCAAAGCGGGCAAACTGGTCTGGGATCACTACTACGCGAACCACCAGAAGGCGGGCAGCTTCAAAAAACTGCGGGTGCTGGAACCCTTCATGGGCGGCGGCACGACCATGGTCGAAGGCGCGCGTCTCGGCTTTCAGATGACAGGCATCGACCTGAACCCGGTGGCGTGGTTCGTGACCAAAAACGAACTGGCGTGCAGCGATCCCAAACAGGTGCAGGCGTTTTTTGATCACATTGAGCGCGAGGTCAAGCCGCTGATTCAGCCGTTCTACACGACTACCTGCCCGCGCGGACATCAGGGCCAATGGATCGATCTTGAAACTGATCTGCCAGCCGATGTAGATCCACTGACTCTGCCGCCTGAAGACCGCAAGCGCTACCGCTGGTATGGGCCGGAGATCATCTACACCTTCTGGGCTAAACATGGCCCCTGCAAGGCAGACGGTCACCGCACGCCGCTGTTTAAGTCTCCGGTGGTTGCCGAGAAGAAGCTCACCACCGCATTCATTCCTACCTCATGCCCGGACTGCGGACGCGCCTTCCATATCGAGCTTGGTGAAACGCGCATGGCTCCCGGCGTGGAGCGGGTTGTTCTCGATAACGAACCGAGTTTTACGGAGACAACACAGGCTTTTGCCCAACTGCTGAAGGACTACAGCAAGGGCAGCAGCGCCGAAAAGACCGCCCGGATCAATGAACTGATCGAAACTATCGATGACGAACCGGGGCTGCGCTGCCCACACTGCGGGGCGTTTGCGGGCCGACGCATCAAACAGGTGGCGGAGAAACACAAGAAGGTGCAGCGGCAGAGCGACATCAAAAAGGGCGATTACGGCATTGAGACCCGCCATGTCTACATGTACCTGCTGATCCACCCGGACTGGCTGCGCGGCACCCCCGGTGAACTGGATGGGCAGCCTTTGGGCGGCTGGGCAGGCGCAGACCCCGACAGCACTGCCCGCTGGTACAGCGCTCGGATGGAAGGGCTGCGTCTCATTGAGGTGCGCGGGCGGATCAAACTGGCGGATGAAACCACGCCTGATGATGAAGACACGGATGCAGGTGAAGAAGGTGCGAGCGAAGCGGATGGCGATGACCGCAAAGGCTACGGCTTACCCCGTGAGATTGTCCTAAGCGATGGCTCGCGGATTACGACTCGTATTGGAACGATTCCCGCAAAAGCAGCGTTTGCATGTCAATCATGCGGTCGCCAACAAGACGTATTGGAAGCAGTTAAGGCGAGCAATCATACCGGGGCAATGGCGGTATATGCTCTCCAATGCCATTGTCCTCAATGCGCGTTAGAGGGCTACAACTACACCGGACGTTATTTCAAAGCACCCGATGATAGCGATGTAGAGAAGCTGATTGCTGCGGAGACTGAATGGGCAACACGTAACATCGCGGATTTGGAGTCGTATTTCCCTCATCCTGCTTTGCCCTATGCTTGGAAGACTTCGCATTGGGACATACAGGGTCACGGCTACACGCACTGGTGGAAGATGTTCAACTCCCGCCAACTGCTGGTCCATGCCCAATTGCTGCGAGCAATCACCAATGGCGGCGGCGATTGGGCACTCGATGTCCGCGAACAAGCGCTGGGGGCGTTTCAACAGTATCTGAGAAATCAGAATATGTTCGTTTTTTGGAATACTCAGCGTGATACGCCTGAACCGATGTTTTCCAATCCCAATTATCATCCCAAGCAACAGGTTCTGGAGAACTCGGTATGGGGATATTTGGGGCGTGGAAATTGGTTGTCATGCGTCCAAGCATGTATTGAGGGATTAGAGTGGTCAAGCGAAGCATGGGAGGTTGCCTTTGACAACAGTCGCACCAGCCATCGCATTTTAACTGACGATCCGGTTCCGTTTGCTGTGTCAACATTGTATTGCCAATCTTCAACCGACCTTGCCGATCTTGCCACGCGAGGACTGGTGGATTTAGTTGTTACTGATCCTCCATTCGGCGACAACATCAACTATGCCGACCTCGCAGACTTTTTCTATGTGTGGCTGCGCATCCCTTTGCAGAAGTGGTATGCGGGTCTGTCAGAGGCGGAATACTTCAAGCCGGAATTTACGCCGAAGTCAATTGAAGCCATCGAGAACTGGGCAGAACACCCCGATGATCGTACCCCTGAAGAAAAACGCCCATTGTTGGAGGATAAAACGCCTAACTCGGCGTTCCGTCTCCCACCTGCTGAGGAATTCTATCAGAATGCCCTCATGGAATGCTGGTATCAGGCAGGCAAGTTGCTCAAGCCAGGCGGCCTTATGGCATTTACCTTCCACCACGATGAGGATCGCGCCTGGGCGAATGTATTGGCGGCACTGTTTCAGGCAGGGTTCGTATTGGTCGCTACCTACCCAATCCGCAGCGACGAGACAAAGGGCGATAAAGCGCAGTTTGGCAGCCAGAAAATCGAGTATGACATTATTCATGTCTGCCGCAAGCGGCTGGACGACCCCCAACCCGTGAGCTACGCCGGGATGCGCCGCTGGGTCAAGGATGAGGTGAATCGCCTTAAGCTGCTCCTTGAACACACCCACGGCAAGACGCTGCCCGACTCCGATCTGCGAGTCATCCTGCGTGGCAAAGCGCTCGAATTCTACAGCCGCCACTATGGGCAGGTGCTCACCGGAGATCGGCAGGCGCTGGGCGTGCGCGACGCGCTGCTCGGCATCAACCAACTGCTGGATGATCTGCTCGAACAGGGCACGGTACGCCGTCCGCCGGAAAACGCCGAACCCATGTCGCGGCTGTATCTGCGCATTTTCCAGAGCCGCAGCGCGATGTCCCGTGATGAGCTGCACAAGACCCTGCGCGGTACAGGGGTGTCGCAGGATGCGCTGGAAGCGGCAGGGTGGATCGAAGCGCGTGGCACGACTATCGAGGCGAAGCCGATCCGTGAGCGTTTCGCCTTCTTCACCGCGCCGGGTCGCAACCGCAAGGTGCTGAAGACTGACCTCGATCAGGCGCATTTTCTGATCGGCGCGGCGCTGCCCGGCAGCGGGATCGACATCACCAAAGAACTGAGCAACCGAGAGACGTTCAAGCTCAAGAAGTCCGTCGATGCGATCCTGACCTGGTACAGCCAGGTTGACCCTAATGCTTCAATCAGGGAAGCGGCGGGGCGTGCGCTGGCGCTGGTCGGGCACTGGCGGGCAGAGCAGGCCAAGACACCCGAAACGATGCAGTTGTCGCTGTTCGAGCAGCTTGACATGGAGGATAACTAA
- a CDS encoding DUF499 domain-containing protein: MLNLQLRPEFLNAQTPGTAIALADVKQRPPSWIQEITYPTTDIQNALKAISVTREGRPIVLMGDRGRGKSHIMAVMHHAISSPDTMEPWVRDWGNRVGSPTLTSLSIQRGYQAISEAVHNQEYPLLWNLIFDRHPRGQYYRGEFEASGNPFPARSLLERMFKEQPVALILDEFQKWFDGLHDDPAGRKWQTNASNFIQILSELSKDRPEHLILVISVLNNQTEAFKQVHRNTPVVVDFRGPTARQDRQRLLLHRLFMNRGNIPQAEIRSLVNAYASERFRLRYAGISQSEQDRITGEVIGAWPFAPELLELLEDQILMAEAAQETRDLIRILAQVYRARGEHSPVITPADFFVDDDSGGVTTLLDSIATAADQEKLRAVAQRNLESIASTNAPVPHARELVSALWMRSLSSGKNNGATRQELQLDITRSASQDDNAFRVELSQLEDHAPNIHGGEIGNERLRFELEENPTTRVRTIARNNKLWEPGAVATIGSQVFPGEDISHIRKTFRSILSPEAKERPSRIIVLGPNWQRDPWKDVDEADQPARWDRPVLLVIPDPVTIEADGRILGLGEWLKAHVSRRRNTVRFLLLGAGTQGIYTDQTMIQNARGSFLTSIAWKDDGKYRALKDKFDKPLRDSLKTRFDRFAILQHWDFQNPAACRFTWERVNAQGEDIPAQVEAKINDEIFDFAPFENYILEIAKDTGVVGDVLDYLYEPPSSPAEEATPFLGDTRIYERIMRMAADGKIALNVGGAWIRRLTEHTSSDQAYNHVKSRAFRSGSELRAVQIALPEAVGGTTVTVPPITPPQPAPTPGSTNPPISVTVPGGAQPVVVVPPVQPDPTPIPKQPVVRTQRTDDANTSINLAGKLESWNVPSGTRLTTAKLEFGNLTVQELKQILTRIPSSLRALLEISYNEEDESR; this comes from the coding sequence ATGCTGAATCTTCAGCTCAGACCTGAATTTCTTAACGCCCAGACGCCGGGCACCGCCATCGCGTTGGCTGACGTGAAACAGCGTCCGCCGAGTTGGATACAGGAAATCACGTATCCCACAACGGATATCCAGAACGCCTTGAAAGCGATCAGCGTGACCAGAGAGGGGCGTCCCATCGTCTTGATGGGAGATCGCGGACGTGGCAAATCGCACATTATGGCGGTGATGCATCATGCGATTTCTTCCCCCGATACAATGGAACCTTGGGTGCGAGACTGGGGAAACCGTGTTGGATCGCCCACACTGACCTCACTGTCTATTCAGCGAGGCTATCAGGCTATTTCAGAAGCTGTTCACAATCAAGAATATCCCCTTCTGTGGAACCTGATCTTTGATCGGCACCCGCGAGGCCAATATTACAGGGGAGAGTTCGAGGCATCCGGCAATCCTTTTCCTGCGCGTTCGCTACTGGAGCGCATGTTCAAGGAACAGCCCGTTGCGCTGATTCTGGACGAGTTCCAGAAGTGGTTTGATGGACTACATGATGATCCCGCAGGACGCAAGTGGCAGACCAACGCTTCAAATTTCATCCAGATTCTATCGGAGCTTTCCAAAGATAGACCAGAACACCTCATTTTGGTGATTTCGGTATTGAACAACCAAACTGAGGCATTTAAGCAGGTTCATCGCAACACACCCGTAGTTGTGGATTTCCGGGGGCCGACAGCCCGTCAGGATAGGCAGCGATTGTTGCTGCATCGGTTGTTCATGAACCGAGGCAACATACCGCAGGCCGAGATCAGATCGCTTGTTAATGCTTACGCATCAGAGCGTTTTCGCCTACGTTATGCTGGGATCTCTCAGTCTGAGCAAGATCGAATTACGGGCGAGGTTATCGGCGCATGGCCCTTCGCGCCAGAACTGCTCGAACTGCTTGAAGATCAGATTCTGATGGCAGAAGCGGCACAGGAGACACGTGACCTGATCCGAATCTTGGCCCAAGTGTATCGCGCACGAGGGGAGCACTCACCGGTCATCACACCAGCCGATTTCTTTGTTGATGACGATTCAGGCGGCGTAACCACACTGCTTGACTCGATTGCGACAGCCGCTGACCAGGAAAAACTGCGGGCTGTTGCGCAACGTAATCTTGAAAGCATTGCCTCGACAAATGCGCCTGTTCCCCATGCCCGTGAACTCGTAAGCGCGCTGTGGATGCGCTCCCTTTCGTCAGGAAAGAACAACGGCGCGACCCGTCAGGAACTTCAGCTTGACATTACCCGCAGCGCATCCCAAGACGACAATGCCTTCCGTGTCGAATTGAGTCAGTTGGAAGACCATGCCCCGAATATTCATGGGGGTGAAATTGGGAACGAGCGTCTGCGCTTCGAACTAGAAGAAAATCCCACCACCAGAGTACGCACCATTGCACGCAACAACAAGCTTTGGGAGCCAGGCGCTGTAGCGACAATCGGGAGTCAGGTCTTTCCGGGTGAAGACATCAGCCACATTCGAAAGACATTCCGTTCGATCCTCTCTCCAGAGGCAAAAGAACGACCATCGCGGATCATCGTACTTGGCCCTAACTGGCAGCGCGACCCCTGGAAGGATGTTGACGAAGCGGATCAGCCTGCCCGCTGGGATCGCCCGGTATTGCTGGTTATTCCCGATCCGGTCACGATTGAGGCTGACGGGCGTATTCTCGGCTTGGGGGAATGGCTCAAGGCTCATGTTTCCCGGCGACGCAATACGGTGAGGTTCCTTCTGCTTGGGGCAGGAACACAAGGCATATACACTGATCAGACCATGATCCAAAATGCCCGTGGGTCTTTCCTAACCTCAATCGCATGGAAGGATGACGGCAAGTACCGTGCCCTGAAGGACAAGTTCGACAAGCCGCTGCGCGATTCGCTGAAAACGCGCTTTGACCGCTTCGCTATTTTGCAGCATTGGGATTTTCAGAATCCGGCAGCTTGCCGCTTTACATGGGAACGTGTCAATGCGCAGGGCGAGGACATCCCGGCTCAGGTAGAAGCCAAGATCAACGACGAGATATTCGATTTCGCGCCGTTCGAGAACTACATCCTTGAAATCGCCAAAGATACCGGAGTCGTTGGAGATGTGCTGGATTATCTCTACGAGCCGCCGTCTTCGCCCGCTGAGGAAGCTACTCCCTTCCTCGGAGATACGCGCATCTATGAGCGTATTATGCGCATGGCCGCCGATGGCAAGATCGCGCTCAATGTAGGCGGCGCTTGGATTCGCCGATTGACCGAGCATACTTCCAGCGACCAAGCATACAACCATGTCAAGAGCCGTGCTTTCCGTTCTGGCTCGGAGTTGAGGGCTGTGCAAATCGCCCTGCCCGAAGCCGTCGGCGGCACAACCGTCACTGTACCGCCGATCACACCACCCCAACCTGCACCCACGCCGGGATCAACCAACCCGCCCATATCTGTAACCGTCCCCGGCGGCGCTCAACCTGTTGTCGTTGTACCGCCCGTACAACCCGACCCGACGCCAATACCGAAGCAGCCCGTTGTGAGAACACAACGTACCGATGACGCCAATACCAGTATCAATCTGGCGGGTAAATTGGAAAGCTGGAATGTGCCTTCCGGCACGCGGTTGACGACTGCCAAGCTGGAATTTGGCAACCTGACTGTCCAGGAGTTGAAACAAATTCTCACGCGCATACCATCATCCTTGCGGGCTTTGCTCGAAATCTCCTATAACGAAGAGGACGAGTCCCGATGA
- a CDS encoding HU family DNA-binding protein, translated as MSLDKNKTVAEIGRRTRLRNHEVQRMLEALIEVWTEALASGGRIEIQNFLVLEVKQVDRGENAGKLMVGGKLRRAPRHTSRLIVRASKKLRSRLNTIR; from the coding sequence ATGTCGTTGGACAAAAATAAGACAGTCGCCGAAATCGGACGCCGCACCCGCCTGCGTAATCACGAGGTGCAGCGGATGTTGGAAGCGCTTATCGAGGTCTGGACGGAAGCACTCGCCAGCGGCGGGCGGATCGAGATTCAGAACTTCCTCGTGCTGGAGGTGAAGCAGGTGGACAGGGGCGAGAACGCGGGTAAGCTCATGGTCGGCGGCAAGTTACGCCGTGCGCCACGCCATACCAGCAGATTGATTGTCAGAGCAAGCAAGAAACTCAGATCGCGTCTGAACACCATTCGTTAG
- a CDS encoding type IV secretory system conjugative DNA transfer family protein has product MFYWLFTEGKALLGGCLTPLLCLTVSTPLVVAGLLGAGIQRTGDSASFRGRRRLYLLCAYAIVNLGVSALYLHLFSNFALVRQVGRATTNDFILLLAGAPPTVNPMRVFMVGMGLIFALVMVSIGLHSALRSGGWLHEWVDRLRRPVVKRGEMGSSHFCSSREYRRYRRQDKDGVTFLGAFWGDGKRRLDFGFGKFCLNGEDAARGILTLGGPGSGKTQGVILPVIADRMLAGHSLIVADPQGEITGHVMKFARVTRHLVVIHDPTSSIGPRYNLSEGIANVSDARAIADVLVPSAQGDNKFWTDSAAALLAACLIRFDNLGEIYNALNDLKKLAETLAAGKDDASLLANSFIASVGADGKVASNVVATLATALTGWASTDVRANTSASDFDADLIVSQPTVVVLTCPGRMRAVYASYLGATLRKLMLDLDTLGERNKGPLPMPVGVILDEFPTLGKLDSLVADVNLVRKRRISILIGAQTKGQFHLIYGDEGTQALFTGLATQIVYGGCDHDTAKFYSEASGTATVDANPDPNKGNLRQRPLLTVDEVVTPQMGNCTIFARYVEPSFATQVILTARLTRLYEREDWTARFKAANPEEPLLLERGVAITPKPISAPALPDKPQGNTQSTFEQAAIRAMERAQAMDKRTGGNETQFTNLREMRRRRDAAKREIDVVGQK; this is encoded by the coding sequence ATGTTTTACTGGTTGTTCACTGAAGGGAAAGCGCTGTTGGGCGGCTGCCTTACACCGCTCCTGTGCCTGACCGTATCCACGCCGCTTGTCGTCGCCGGACTGCTTGGCGCGGGCATCCAGCGCACAGGCGACTCGGCATCCTTCAGAGGTCGCCGCCGCCTGTATCTGCTGTGCGCCTACGCCATCGTCAATCTGGGCGTATCCGCTCTGTATCTCCACCTGTTCAGCAACTTCGCCCTTGTGCGACAAGTTGGCAGAGCCACGACAAATGACTTTATCCTGTTGCTTGCTGGCGCGCCGCCAACGGTCAATCCGATGCGTGTCTTCATGGTCGGCATGGGGCTGATTTTTGCCCTCGTCATGGTCAGCATCGGCCTGCACAGCGCATTACGCAGCGGTGGATGGCTGCACGAGTGGGTAGACAGGTTACGTCGGCCTGTTGTGAAGCGCGGCGAGATGGGATCGTCGCACTTCTGCTCCAGCCGTGAATATCGCCGCTATCGTCGCCAGGACAAAGACGGCGTGACCTTCCTTGGCGCATTTTGGGGTGATGGCAAGCGGCGGTTGGATTTCGGATTTGGCAAATTCTGCTTGAACGGGGAAGATGCTGCGCGTGGCATTTTGACGCTCGGCGGCCCCGGTTCCGGCAAGACTCAAGGCGTGATTCTGCCTGTCATCGCTGACCGGATGCTCGCCGGACACAGCCTCATCGTGGCCGACCCGCAGGGCGAGATCACGGGGCACGTCATGAAGTTCGCGCGTGTCACGCGCCATCTGGTCGTCATTCACGATCCAACCAGTTCCATCGGGCCGCGCTACAACCTTTCGGAAGGCATTGCGAATGTCTCCGATGCGCGGGCAATTGCTGACGTGTTGGTGCCCTCCGCCCAGGGTGACAACAAGTTCTGGACGGACAGCGCGGCGGCGCTGCTGGCCGCGTGCCTGATCCGGTTCGACAATCTGGGCGAAATCTACAACGCGCTCAATGACCTGAAGAAGCTGGCCGAGACCCTGGCTGCGGGCAAAGATGACGCCTCCCTGCTGGCGAACAGCTTCATCGCCAGCGTGGGCGCAGACGGCAAGGTGGCCTCGAATGTGGTGGCGACCCTGGCGACAGCGCTCACGGGTTGGGCATCCACCGATGTGCGGGCCAACACCAGTGCCTCAGACTTTGACGCCGATCTGATTGTCTCGCAGCCAACAGTGGTGGTGCTGACCTGCCCCGGCAGAATGCGCGCCGTCTATGCTTCGTACCTCGGCGCGACGTTGCGCAAGCTCATGCTCGATCTGGATACCCTCGGCGAACGCAACAAGGGGCCGCTGCCCATGCCCGTCGGCGTGATCCTGGATGAGTTCCCGACGCTTGGCAAGCTGGACAGCCTCGTGGCTGATGTGAACCTTGTGCGGAAACGAAGGATTTCCATATTGATAGGCGCACAGACGAAAGGGCAGTTCCACCTCATCTATGGCGACGAGGGCACCCAGGCGTTATTCACCGGACTGGCGACCCAGATCGTCTACGGCGGCTGCGACCACGACACCGCCAAGTTCTACAGCGAGGCTTCCGGCACGGCGACGGTGGACGCGAATCCTGACCCGAACAAGGGTAACTTGCGGCAGCGCCCGCTGCTGACCGTTGATGAAGTGGTCACACCGCAGATGGGCAACTGCACGATCTTCGCTCGCTACGTGGAGCCTTCCTTCGCCACGCAGGTCATCCTCACGGCACGCCTGACGCGCCTCTACGAGCGGGAGGACTGGACAGCGCGGTTCAAGGCTGCTAATCCAGAAGAGCCGCTGCTTTTAGAGCGTGGCGTAGCGATTACTCCTAAACCTATCTCCGCACCCGCCTTGCCGGATAAACCGCAGGGAAACACGCAGTCCACCTTCGAGCAAGCTGCGATCCGAGCGATGGAACGGGCGCAGGCAATGGACAAACGTACAGGCGGGAATGAAACGCAGTTCACTAATCTCCGCGAGATGCGCCGCCGTCGAGACGCGGCAAAGAGGGAAATCGATGTCGTTGGACAAAAATAA